The stretch of DNA TATAAAGTAGATTATCATATACACAGTGAATTTTCAGGGGATTCAGAGGAAAATCTAGAAGAAATAGTAAAAAAATCAATTGAGTTACAGTTAGATGAAATTGCTATAACTGATCATTTGGAATATGATTTATTATATATTGATTGGGATAAATGGACTTTAGATTTAGATGCTTATAAAAATAAAGTCTTAAGTTTACAAGAAAAATATAAAAAGAGCATAATTATAAAATATGGTATTGAAATAGGGGTCCAACCTGAAACAAGTAAATATTTAGAGAGTATAGTTGATAAGTATGATTTTGATTTTGTAATAGCTTCAAATCACGCTATAAATAAAATAGATCTAGCTTCAGGGCTTTTACAAAGGGGAAAAACTAGATATGAACTTTAAAATCTATATTTTGAGACAGTTTTAAAAAATGTAGAAACTTATAATAAATTTAATGTATTTGGTCATTTGGATTTTGTAACTAGATATGGAGGGTCTTCATTTAGTGGAATGGATTTAAATGAGCACTGGGATATTATTATAAAAATATTAAAAACTTTAGTGTCCAAGGGAAAGGGTATTGAGATAAATACTTCAGGATACAGGTATAAAGAAAATAGAGTTTATCCTGAATTTGAAATATTAAAAAAATATTTGGAATTAGGAGGAAAAATAATAACAATTGGATCAGATGCCCATATAAAAGAGCATATATTTATGGATATGGATAAAGCCTATGACATATTAGAGAAATTAGGTGTTAAATATATCACAACATTTGATAAAATGAAACCTGTATTTAAAAAAATAAAGTAAATAAAAAATTAGTGTTGAAATATCATCACTAATTTTTTTTCTTTTTTAAAAATATAATCTTTGAAATTTTTTTAATAATAGAATATAATGTATTATGATTTAACATATGTGAAAATATGATTAAAATTAATGGGAGGCTCCATGTTTTATAAATTGAAAAAACCTAAGGAAGTGGTGAAAGAATTCTTTAAAGATTATTTTGAAAAAAGAAATGCTAAAGCAGCAGCAAGCTGGTTTTCTGAAGATTTGAAATATATAGGAAGTAATCCAAATGAAATTTGTGAAAACAAAAGAAATTTAATTGAAATATTTAAAAATGATATTTGTTCTTTTCCATCTAGCATGAATTTTTATATTGAAGATTTATTAGAAACTAAATTAGCAGAAGGGGTAAGTCTGATAAATTCAAGTATCATGCTCTGTAGAGAAAATGAAATGATTTTAAAAAACAGTTTAGAACAAAGTAATATTTATTTTTGGGAATATGACATAATAAACAATATAGTTATACCAGGATATAAACTAATAGAAAAATTTAATTTCCCTGAAAAAATGGAAAATGGAATTGAAAGTATAATAGACTCTAATATAGTTCACAAGGATGGAATTGAAGACTTTAGATACCTACATGAGGAATTAAAAAGAGGGGAAAAAAGTGTAAATAAAGCTATAAAGTTTTTCTATGATAATAGTATTCAGTGGCGAGA from Fusobacterium sp. IOR10 encodes:
- a CDS encoding histidinol-phosphatase HisJ family protein gives rise to the protein MYKVDYHIHSEFSGDSEENLEEIVKKSIELQLDEIAITDHLEYDLLYIDWDKWTLDLDAYKNKVLSLQEKYKKSIIIKYGIEIGVQPETSKYLESIVDKYDFDFVIASNHAINKIDLASGLLQRGKTRYEL